The proteins below are encoded in one region of Odocoileus virginianus isolate 20LAN1187 ecotype Illinois chromosome 18, Ovbor_1.2, whole genome shotgun sequence:
- the CREB3 gene encoding cyclic AMP-responsive element-binding protein 3 gives MSHMELALDPGDHDLLGFLLEESGGLGAAPDEALASPPDWELPLSESLSDWDVEDFLNCLPSPPASSNVFSSSNPCLVQHDHTYSLSQEHVSIDLDNESYGKEGAQMTPLRVEEPADQEFSRLILTEEEKRLLEKEGLTLPGMLPLTKMEEQILKRVRRKIRNKKSAQESRRKKKVYVGGLESRVLKYTAQNLELQNKVQLLEEQNLSLLDQLRRLQAMVIQTANKASSGSTCVLVLLFSFCLLLVPAMYSSDARGSLPAEHRVLSRQLRALRSEDPLQLEPPALQLEVPKDSLDRELQAPSNSCCLLHLMPEAPRAEPPLPDGFSECSCPDSISPLHANLTGEEVWLPTPSPTSVILQGRYSG, from the exons ATGTCTCATATGGAGCTGGCGTTGGACCCGGGTGACCATGACCTGCTAGGCTTCCTGCTAGAGGAAAGCGGTGGTTTGGGTGCGGCGCCCGACGAGGCCTTGGCGTCTCCGCCGGATTGGGAACTGCCACTTTCTGAG TCTCTGAGCGATTGGGACGTGGAGGATTTCCTGAACTGCCTGCCGAGTCCCCCAGCATCGTCGAACGTTTTCAGCAGCTCTAATCCCTGTCTTGTCCAGCATGACCACACCTATTCTCTCTCACAAGAGCATGTCTCCATAGATCTAG ATAATGAGAGCTATGGAAAAGAGGGGGCTCAGATGACTCCACTGCGTGTGGAGGAGCCGGCAGATCAG GAGTTTTCTAGGCTGATACTGactgaggaggagaagaggctgtTGGAGAAGGAGGGGCTTACTTTGCCTGGGATGCTTCCGCTCACTAAG ATGGAGGAACAAATTCTGAAACGAGTGCGGAGGAAGATTCGAAACAAAAAGTCTGCTCAAGAGAGCCGCAGGAAGAAGAAGGTGTATGTGGGGGGTTTAGAAAGCAG GGTCCTGAAATACACAGCCCAGAATCTGGAGCTACAGAACAAAGTACAGCTCCTGGAGGAACAGAATCT GTCCCTTTTGGATCAGCTGAGGAGACTGCAGGCCATGGTGATTCAGACAGCAAACAAGGCCAGCAGCGGCAGCACGTGTGTCTTG GTTctgctcttctccttctgtctcctcCTCGTACCTGCTATGTACTCCTCGGACGCAAGGGGGAGCCTGCCGGCTGAGCACAGAG TATTGTCCCGTCAGCTTCGGGCCCTTCGCAGCGAGGACCCCCTGCAGCTGGAGCCACCTGCCCTGCAGCTAGAGGTACCAAAGGACAGCTTGGACCGTGAGCTCCAGGCTCCTAGCAACTCTTGCTGCCTCTTGCATCTCATGCCTGAGGCTCCTAGAGCAGAGCCGCCGCTGCCTGATGGTTTCTCAGAGTGCTCCTGCCCAGATTCCATATCTCCCCTGCATGCAAATCTCACAGGAGAGGAAGTATGGCTCCCTACTCCCAGCCCCACATCTGTTATCTTGCAGGGCAGATACTCAGGCTAG